In Companilactobacillus allii, one genomic interval encodes:
- a CDS encoding aminotransferase class I/II-fold pyridoxal phosphate-dependent enzyme, whose protein sequence is MSKWNDDFPVELKEAIKQVDNRIAGKLLDIDDQVLDNQDKVLKAFRKENIDESSLLGTTGYGDDDRGRDQLEAVYSDVFHTESALVRPQFVSGTHTLATALFGMLRPGDNLLYVTGKPYDTMQEVIGIAGNKRGSLIDYQINFDYVEMDNDSVDFEAMKKKILEQDPKVIAIQRSRGYSTRKSLTVAEIATIVKEIKSVSKDAIIFVDNCYGEFSETVEPTEVGVDIMAGSLIKNAGGGLAKTGGYIVGRKDLVELASYRLTAPGIGGAEGATVDRLAEMFQGFFLAPRVTGNAIKGAIFEAALFAKMGLDVSPKWNEDRTDLIQTINFNDPEKMVKFAKLVQTYSPIDSNVSPEPSEMSGYEDQVVMAAGTFVSGASVEFSADGPMRPPYIIYIQGGLTYEHVKIAISNACKELFF, encoded by the coding sequence AAAAGAAGCAATCAAACAAGTTGATAACCGCATTGCGGGTAAGCTTTTGGATATAGATGATCAAGTTTTAGATAATCAAGACAAGGTTTTAAAAGCCTTTAGAAAAGAGAACATTGATGAGAGTAGCTTGTTAGGAACCACAGGCTATGGGGATGATGATCGTGGTCGTGATCAACTTGAAGCAGTTTATTCAGATGTTTTCCATACGGAATCAGCACTGGTACGACCACAGTTCGTTTCTGGCACGCATACTTTAGCAACAGCCTTGTTTGGAATGCTTCGACCAGGAGATAACTTATTATATGTTACTGGTAAACCATACGATACCATGCAAGAAGTGATTGGTATTGCGGGTAATAAACGTGGTTCACTGATTGATTATCAAATTAACTTTGATTATGTTGAAATGGATAATGATAGTGTTGACTTTGAAGCAATGAAAAAGAAAATTTTGGAGCAAGACCCCAAGGTCATAGCAATTCAGCGTTCACGTGGTTATTCAACTAGAAAAAGCTTAACAGTTGCCGAAATTGCAACAATTGTTAAAGAGATCAAGTCAGTTTCTAAAGATGCAATAATTTTTGTAGATAATTGTTATGGTGAATTTTCTGAGACTGTTGAGCCCACAGAAGTTGGGGTTGATATCATGGCTGGTTCATTAATAAAGAATGCTGGTGGTGGTTTGGCCAAAACCGGTGGGTATATAGTTGGTAGAAAGGATTTAGTAGAATTAGCGAGTTATCGTCTTACTGCACCTGGAATCGGTGGCGCAGAGGGTGCTACTGTTGATAGATTGGCAGAAATGTTCCAAGGTTTCTTCCTTGCACCAAGAGTTACCGGTAATGCCATAAAAGGCGCCATTTTTGAGGCAGCATTGTTTGCAAAGATGGGATTAGATGTCTCCCCAAAATGGAATGAAGACAGAACTGATCTAATTCAAACAATTAATTTTAATGATCCAGAAAAAATGGTTAAGTTTGCTAAATTAGTTCAAACTTATTCACCTATTGATTCAAACGTTTCTCCAGAACCAAGTGAAATGTCTGGTTATGAGGATCAAGTTGTAATGGCTGCAGGTACTTTTGTTTCTGGAGCCAGTGTTGAATTTTCAGCAGATGGACCAATGCGCCCACCATATATCATTTACATACAGGGTGGCTTAACATATGAACATGTTAAAATTGCTATATCTAATGCATGTAAAGAATTATTTTTTTAA